CTATGAACACCCGGCCGGTGCCTCCGCCCGAGGCCGCCTGGAACCATTCCAAGAGGCCCAGCATCCTTTTCTTGAGTTCGTCGTGGTAATCGGCGAGGACACTATAACGCGACAAACGGCCCCGGTCAGGACCGGCCTCCTTCTTGCTGTTGTCGGCGTAGGAGAACCCGCAGATCAGGACCGACTTCGCCTCGGGATGCCAATGGGTGATGTCCTGCCGGGTTTCCTGGTTGCGGGCCATGTAGCCCATGCCGGCCTGCATCCCGGCCTCCAGCCATGAATTGTAGGCCGAGGCCTCGGGCCATGGGCGAGCGGGTGCCAGGCCCGCGAGGTCGGCTCCGGCCCGACGCGCCTCGGCCTTTAGGGCTCGTGATAGGAGGAGCTTCTCCAAGAGGGCGCGGGCTTAAACCGCGGGCTCGGCGCCCAGGATCGTGAAATTCCGCGGGCCGGCGGGAAGCTCGACTTGAACCTTCTCGCCCACTTTTTTGCCGAGCAGGCCCTGGGCCAGGGGGGCGTAGACCGAGATGCGGCCCTCGGCCGGGTCGGATTCGTCCTCGCCCACCAAGGTGTAAGAGAATTCGTCGCCTTCCTCGTCCTTCAAGGTGACCCGGCAGCCGATGGAGACCACGCCGGAGGTGAGCTTGAGCTCATCTATGATCCTGGCGTTCTGGAGCTTGTCCTGGATCTTGGCGATGCGGCTCATGATCTCGCCCAGGCGCTCCTTGGCGCTGTGATACTCCGCGTTTTCCTTCAAATCCCCTTTCTCGCGGGCATCCGCGATGTCCTGGGAAAGCTGGGCCTTCTGCCGCTTGAGGGGCTCTAGCTCCTTGATCAGCTTCTCATAGCCCGCCCGGGTCAAGAATGTATCGCTCATGGGAATACTCCGTTGCAATGCTGATTCAAACCTTAAACCGGATTATATCAATTTTCAGCTTTTTTGGTCTTGTTTCCTCGTCGGCCGACCGGGTGAAGGCGCTTGGCTCCTTGGTGGATGATCCAGTCGCTTAGGCGCGGCAGAACCGAGGCAAGCCGATAGGACCAGGAGGGGGCGTCCGCGTAGATGATTTCGGCGGCGCGCGAGCGGCAGCAGGCAAGGATTTTCGCGGCCACCTGCTCGGCGGTCTTGGGCCTGGCCCATTTGCCGAAGGCCTCGTCGCGCAGGCTCTGGTCGGCCATGGGGGTATCCACCAGCCCGAGACAGAGGGCTGTGAAGGCCACCCCGCTTCCATAGTACTCCCTCCGGAGGGCCTCGGTCAGCCCCACCAAGGCGAACTTGGAGGCGCAGTAGGCCGCGATGTAGGGAAATCCAACGATGCCGGCCACGGAGGCCACGTTGACCACGTGTCCCGAGCTTTGCCTTAGCATGTGAGGCAGGGCCGCGCGGATGAGGCCCGCCGCCCCCAGGTAATTGGTGCGCATGATGGCCTCGATGTCTTCCGGGCTTTGCTCGTGGAAGGGGACGGAGGAGAGAATGCCGGCGTTGTTGACCAAAATGTCGAGGCGACCCCAGCGTTTGAGCGTGCCCTCCAAGGCCGCGCGGCTTTCCTCCGGGCGGGATATATCGCAAGGCAGCACCAAGGCCTCCCCCCCGGCCCGGACGATCAGGCCTTCGAGCTCTCTTAGCTTCTCGACGCGCCGGGCGGCCAGGGCTACCATGGCCCCCTCGGCCGCGAAGGCCTTGGCCGCGGCCCAGCCGATCCCGCTCGAGGCTCCGGTGACGAGGACGACCTTATTCTTGATAGAGTGCATTGAATCTCCTCAGGAACATTTCTAGAACCTCGTCCAAATCATAGGACTTCCCCGATAACTGCTTGAGACTGGCCGCTTTCTTGAGCTTGGGCAGGTTGTTGACGTTGATCCCCACTCCCAGGACCAGCCAGTCCACGCCTCGGGAGGAGCCGGAGGCCTCGGCCAATATCCCGCAGACCTTCCTGGGCTTTTCCCCGGGGCGGCACGCCAGGACGTCGTTGGGCGGCTTGATGACGTAGTCGAGGGGTGCTAAATCGCGCAGGGCTTGGGCCGCGGCTTGGGCGGTCAGTAGCGATATTTCGGGCAGGCGCGAAGGGGAGAATGTTGGCCTTAAGATCAGGGAGAAATAGAGCCCTCCCTCCGGTGATTCCCAACGCCGGCTCATCCGGCCCCGCCCCCGGCTCTGGGAATCAGCCCGGACCACGGTCCAGGCGGCCGCCCCTTCTTCGGCCATGAATTTGGCCACTGTCTGGGTGGACTCGGCCCGCCTCAAGTGCAGTATTTCCGCTATGCCGGGCAAGCTCACTCGATTTCCAGGCTGAGGTCGAGGGCGGGGGCGCTGTGCGTGATGCGCCCGACCGAGATGCGGTCGGGGCCGAGCTCGGCCAAGGAGCGCAGGCCCTCGAGGGAGACCCCGCCGGATATCTCGATTAAGACGGAGGGGGCTTTGGCGCGGACCAGAAGGATGACTTTTTTGAGCCCGGCG
This is a stretch of genomic DNA from Elusimicrobiota bacterium. It encodes these proteins:
- a CDS encoding SDR family NAD(P)-dependent oxidoreductase, with translation MHSIKNKVVLVTGASSGIGWAAAKAFAAEGAMVALAARRVEKLRELEGLIVRAGGEALVLPCDISRPEESRAALEGTLKRWGRLDILVNNAGILSSVPFHEQSPEDIEAIMRTNYLGAAGLIRAALPHMLRQSSGHVVNVASVAGIVGFPYIAAYCASKFALVGLTEALRREYYGSGVAFTALCLGLVDTPMADQSLRDEAFGKWARPKTAEQVAAKILACCRSRAAEIIYADAPSWSYRLASVLPRLSDWIIHQGAKRLHPVGRRGNKTKKAEN
- a CDS encoding biotin--[acetyl-CoA-carboxylase] ligase; the protein is MSLPGIAEILHLRRAESTQTVAKFMAEEGAAAWTVVRADSQSRGRGRMSRRWESPEGGLYFSLILRPTFSPSRLPEISLLTAQAAAQALRDLAPLDYVIKPPNDVLACRPGEKPRKVCGILAEASGSSRGVDWLVLGVGINVNNLPKLKKAASLKQLSGKSYDLDEVLEMFLRRFNALYQE
- the greA gene encoding transcription elongation factor GreA, whose amino-acid sequence is MSDTFLTRAGYEKLIKELEPLKRQKAQLSQDIADAREKGDLKENAEYHSAKERLGEIMSRIAKIQDKLQNARIIDELKLTSGVVSIGCRVTLKDEEGDEFSYTLVGEDESDPAEGRISVYAPLAQGLLGKKVGEKVQVELPAGPRNFTILGAEPAV